The proteins below are encoded in one region of Maribacter aestuarii:
- a CDS encoding RNA polymerase sigma factor: MSQNTDQPIIKLILAGDTKSYAKLITKYQHMVYNLALRLVGNKEDAEEVAQDTFLRAFNALADFKGESKFSTWLYRIAYHKGLDVIKKKRELKVSSIDSYPNLDVIYLESSWDSLEGKEQKRTIKEAMEDLDGDDAFLLTLFYFKELSLSEIAEIKSLQANTVKVKLFRARKRLASILKKKMEPEIIEGYERK; encoded by the coding sequence ATGAGCCAAAATACAGACCAACCAATAATAAAGCTCATCCTGGCAGGGGATACAAAGTCATATGCCAAATTGATAACAAAGTATCAACATATGGTCTATAATTTGGCCTTAAGATTAGTCGGTAATAAGGAGGATGCGGAAGAGGTGGCGCAGGATACATTTTTAAGGGCGTTCAATGCCTTGGCGGATTTTAAAGGTGAATCCAAATTTTCAACATGGCTCTATAGAATTGCCTATCATAAAGGATTGGATGTGATCAAGAAAAAAAGAGAATTAAAGGTTTCCTCAATTGACAGTTATCCAAATTTAGATGTTATCTACTTGGAGAGCAGTTGGGACTCCTTAGAGGGTAAGGAGCAAAAAAGAACCATTAAGGAGGCGATGGAAGATTTAGACGGTGACGATGCTTTTTTATTGACGTTATTTTATTTTAAGGAACTATCTTTAAGTGAAATTGCTGAGATTAAATCACTACAGGCCAATACGGTAAAAGTGAAATTGTTTAGGGCCAGAAAACGACTGGCTAGTATTTTAAAGAAAAAAATG
- a CDS encoding DUF6249 domain-containing protein: MVGPTFIFISLFLVVFGICYLFFSTRNKERLALIEKGAEASIFVRGKREKAAPFWKILILNLALLLMGIGAGIMIGGVLDSSFNVDEDIAMPGSIFLMAGTGLLIGFFLTKKLDKEE, translated from the coding sequence ATGGTAGGACCAACATTTATTTTCATCAGCTTATTCTTAGTCGTATTCGGTATATGTTACCTCTTTTTTTCAACCAGAAACAAAGAACGATTAGCGTTAATTGAAAAAGGTGCAGAAGCAAGTATCTTTGTTCGCGGCAAACGAGAAAAGGCGGCTCCTTTTTGGAAAATCTTAATATTAAATCTTGCTTTATTACTAATGGGAATAGGTGCTGGTATCATGATTGGAGGAGTCCTAGATAGTTCCTTTAATGTAGATGAAGATATTGCTATGCCAGGTTCTATATTCTTAATGGCAGGCACTGGGCTTTTAATAGGTTTCTTTTTGACTAAAAAATTAGATAAGGAAGAATAA
- a CDS encoding MOSC domain-containing protein — protein MKVISTNIGKPVTFEWNGKEEQTGIYKYPTENPLFLTKSDVQNDTVIDRVHHAGINKACYLFSAAHYPYWKKVYPEHEWDWGMFGENLTVEGLDESLIKVGNIYKIGEAMVQVSQPREPCYKLGVRFGTQDILKQFIDHNHPGTYVKVLKEGNVAKGDSIELVKESENTLTVQQFYELMFLKEKPKELLQLFMNNEAVPQYKKDRFKKYLS, from the coding sequence ATGAAGGTAATCTCCACCAATATTGGCAAGCCCGTAACTTTTGAATGGAACGGGAAAGAAGAACAAACTGGAATTTATAAATATCCCACTGAAAACCCTCTTTTTCTAACAAAAAGTGATGTACAAAACGATACGGTCATTGATCGCGTACACCACGCTGGAATAAATAAGGCATGTTACCTGTTTTCAGCCGCCCACTACCCCTATTGGAAAAAGGTATATCCAGAGCATGAATGGGATTGGGGCATGTTCGGTGAAAACCTTACTGTTGAAGGTCTGGACGAATCACTGATTAAGGTTGGCAATATCTACAAAATAGGTGAAGCTATGGTCCAGGTCTCACAACCCAGGGAGCCCTGTTATAAATTGGGTGTTCGTTTTGGCACTCAAGACATCTTAAAACAGTTTATAGACCACAACCATCCGGGGACTTATGTAAAGGTTTTAAAGGAGGGCAATGTGGCCAAGGGCGATAGCATAGAATTAGTAAAGGAATCGGAAAACACACTTACCGTTCAGCAATTTTATGAATTGATGTTCCTAAAGGAAAAACCAAAAGAACTATTGCAACTTTTTATGAACAATGAAGCGGTCCCGCAATACAAGAAGGACCGATTTAAAAAGTACTTATCATGA
- a CDS encoding DoxX family protein, which translates to MAYPWHLYLMAAMYIFAGIMHFIKPKAYLRIMPRYLPNHKNLVFLSGIAEVLLGIGLCFALTKNMAIYGIILMLTIFLLVHFYMLSDKKAAAGIPKWILLLRIPLQFGLMFWAYWYLRF; encoded by the coding sequence ATGGCCTATCCCTGGCACCTATACCTTATGGCGGCTATGTACATATTTGCTGGTATCATGCACTTTATAAAACCGAAGGCTTATCTCAGGATAATGCCCCGATACCTGCCCAACCATAAAAATCTGGTTTTCTTAAGTGGCATAGCTGAAGTTCTGTTGGGAATAGGATTATGCTTTGCTCTTACTAAGAACATGGCTATTTATGGTATTATATTGATGTTGACCATTTTTCTTTTGGTTCATTTCTATATGTTAAGCGACAAGAAAGCAGCAGCCGGTATACCAAAATGGATACTGTTATTGCGAATACCCCTTCAATTTGGATTAATGTTCTGGGCGTACTGGTACCTGAGGTTCTAA
- a CDS encoding AraC family transcriptional regulator: MIAQKPTFEAIEPTFGHSFTYQKFDEQKLNKNYVWHYHPEIELVYVNGGSGKRQIGSHVSYYTNGELILIGSNLPHCGLTDRLTGNTSETVIQMKLDFLGNDFFNIPEMKKIQTLFQTANAGITFSGATKRKIGEKMEVLEYQSDFQRLLSILNILNELSISTEFRLLNAEGFSLETDVKDNDRINIVFNHVKNNFKEEITLEEIANMVSMTIPSFCRYFKKITNKTFIQFVNEYRLVHASKLLAEKPLSITEVCFECGFNNFSHFNKSFKAFTGQNPSEYRNQLKTVLT, from the coding sequence ATGATTGCACAGAAACCTACTTTTGAAGCTATTGAACCTACTTTTGGTCACTCCTTTACCTATCAGAAATTCGATGAACAAAAATTGAACAAAAACTATGTTTGGCATTATCATCCTGAAATTGAATTGGTATATGTGAACGGAGGTTCGGGAAAACGGCAAATAGGTAGCCATGTTTCCTATTATACGAATGGTGAACTTATTTTAATAGGAAGTAATCTGCCCCATTGTGGATTAACGGACAGACTCACGGGAAATACCAGCGAGACGGTCATACAGATGAAACTGGATTTTTTGGGGAACGATTTTTTCAACATACCCGAAATGAAAAAAATACAGACCCTCTTTCAAACTGCGAACGCCGGAATTACATTTTCTGGGGCCACCAAACGAAAGATTGGAGAAAAGATGGAGGTTTTGGAGTATCAATCGGATTTTCAACGCTTGTTGTCCATTTTAAATATCCTTAATGAACTAAGTATTTCTACGGAATTTCGTTTGCTCAATGCAGAAGGTTTTTCTTTGGAAACCGATGTAAAGGACAACGACCGCATCAATATTGTTTTCAACCATGTTAAGAATAACTTCAAGGAAGAGATTACTTTGGAAGAAATAGCAAATATGGTGAGTATGACCATTCCCTCTTTCTGCCGCTACTTCAAGAAAATAACAAACAAGACCTTTATACAGTTTGTGAACGAATATCGTTTAGTGCATGCGTCCAAGCTACTTGCCGAAAAACCCTTAAGCATTACGGAGGTGTGTTTTGAGTGTGGATTCAATAACTTCTCACATTTTAACAAGTCGTTCAAGGCCTTCACCGGTCAGAACCCGTCGGAATACAGAAATCAGCTTAAAACGGTCTTGACCTAA
- a CDS encoding alpha-ketoglutarate-dependent dioxygenase AlkB family protein, giving the protein MSNLFNNNLDLSLPDADVNYYPNFLSPEVADSYFKILKKSIAWQQDDIKVFGKVYPQPRLTALYSNNDKAYSYSNITMYPKAFSPELLQLKEKIDTLANCEFTTCLLNLYRNGRDSNGWHADNEKELGQNPIIASVSLGAERFFHMKHNTKPEKHKLLLEHGSLLLMKGETQHFWKHQIAKTAREIGERINLTFRIIK; this is encoded by the coding sequence ATGTCAAATCTATTTAATAATAATTTAGATTTAAGTCTCCCCGATGCGGACGTAAACTACTATCCTAACTTTTTAAGTCCGGAAGTAGCCGATTCGTATTTTAAAATTTTAAAAAAATCCATTGCTTGGCAACAGGATGATATTAAGGTCTTTGGAAAGGTCTATCCCCAGCCACGGCTTACGGCACTTTATTCCAATAATGATAAAGCCTATTCCTATTCTAACATTACCATGTATCCCAAAGCTTTCAGTCCAGAACTTCTTCAATTAAAGGAGAAAATTGATACTTTGGCCAATTGCGAATTTACCACCTGTTTGTTAAACCTTTACCGCAATGGAAGAGATAGCAATGGCTGGCACGCCGATAATGAAAAGGAATTGGGGCAAAACCCAATCATTGCCTCCGTAAGTTTGGGTGCAGAGCGGTTTTTTCATATGAAACACAACACCAAACCCGAAAAACATAAATTGCTATTAGAACATGGGAGCCTCCTACTCATGAAAGGGGAAACACAACATTTTTGGAAACACCAGATTGCGAAAACAGCGCGCGAAATAGGCGAGCGGATCAACCTAACTTTTCGAATCATCAAATAA
- a CDS encoding TIGR03643 family protein, with amino-acid sequence MEKEFTERELDRIIEMAWEDRTTFDAITFQFGISEQETIEIMRREMKPSSFRMWRKRVQGRATKHAKLRPTDVDRFKSSRQKQITGNKISKR; translated from the coding sequence ATGGAAAAAGAATTTACAGAACGGGAATTGGACCGTATTATAGAAATGGCCTGGGAAGACCGTACAACCTTTGACGCCATTACCTTTCAATTTGGAATATCCGAACAAGAGACCATAGAAATCATGCGCAGGGAAATGAAGCCGAGCAGCTTTAGAATGTGGCGTAAAAGGGTTCAAGGTAGGGCTACGAAACACGCTAAACTCCGACCTACGGATGTTGATCGATTCAAAAGTTCCCGTCAAAAGCAAATTACAGGCAACAAGATTTCAAAGCGATAG
- a CDS encoding S1/P1 nuclease, with translation MRTIYFSFLIIFQVSFANDMVWSKTGHRVVGDVAEEHLSRKAKRAITDLLDGQSLAAVANFGDEIKADRKYREFSAWHYVNFPADKKYTDVEPSEYGDLVIGINTCISTVKNSNSSREDKIFYLKLLVHLIGDLHQPMHIGRLEDKGGNDLQLQWFGRGSNLHRVWDSNMIDDYGMSYTELADKLPKLSKEELKELKKGSVLDWVEETQEITNQLYESVALGEKLGYQYGYKWWGTVEEQLQKGGIRLAVVLNDLFK, from the coding sequence ATGCGAACAATTTACTTTTCATTCCTGATAATCTTTCAAGTTTCTTTTGCCAATGATATGGTTTGGTCCAAGACCGGTCATAGGGTAGTGGGAGATGTAGCCGAGGAGCACTTAAGCCGCAAGGCCAAAAGAGCTATTACTGATTTGCTGGATGGACAAAGTCTGGCGGCAGTCGCTAATTTTGGTGATGAGATAAAGGCGGATAGGAAATATAGGGAGTTCAGTGCCTGGCATTATGTAAATTTTCCTGCGGATAAAAAGTATACCGATGTAGAGCCTAGTGAGTACGGTGATTTGGTTATAGGCATCAATACATGCATAAGTACTGTCAAAAACTCCAATAGCAGTAGGGAGGATAAAATCTTTTATTTGAAACTTTTGGTGCACCTCATAGGCGACTTGCACCAACCTATGCACATAGGGCGGTTAGAAGATAAAGGCGGAAATGATCTCCAATTGCAATGGTTCGGAAGAGGAAGTAACCTACATAGGGTCTGGGATAGTAACATGATAGATGACTATGGGATGAGCTATACCGAACTGGCGGACAAGCTCCCAAAACTATCCAAAGAGGAACTGAAGGAGCTGAAAAAAGGGTCTGTTTTGGATTGGGTTGAGGAGACCCAAGAAATCACAAATCAGCTGTATGAATCTGTAGCCCTAGGTGAGAAATTAGGATATCAATACGGTTACAAATGGTGGGGCACTGTTGAGGAGCAACTACAAAAAGGAGGTATTCGTTTGGCCGTGGTTCTGAACGATCTCTTCAAATAA
- a CDS encoding transglycosylase domain-containing protein, protein MNRILSAFKKIKSPYLRYSILGFLCIFTLLLIFLLSINIGLWGTIPSKKELSSFQYQVASEVFTSDSVLIGKYYLNDRQPIVYEEFPEHLLQALVSIEDERFYEHSGVDFPSLFRVGVKTVIMGDESSGGGSTLTQQLAKNLYPRKDRNNTNIIVDKIKEMIISKRLERLYTKEEILTHYLNTVSFGDNTFGIESAALKFFNVRTENLNLLQAATLVGMLKATYSYNPRIFPEKSRIRRNLVLTTMKNNGFIANDELENLQASPLQLDYREYDYNSGLAPYFREEVRKQMLFWIKQQNESGNELNIYTSGLKIYTTLHYEMQKLAEEVMVDHMAKLQQEFEKSYGQNAPWLKDDKFLRKMARQTSAYKNLKKQGLEETQIMDSIKQTKRKMTLASWDGDIEKQASTMDSLQHYLKFLNTGSLALNPETGEVLTWVGGINFKHFKYDHISQSKRQVGSTFKPIVYTAALEQGIEPCTYFSAQEVAYENLKGWSPSNSGEKDEAYLNYSMEEGLSNSVNTIAVKVLEKTGIDNVLAQAQKMGITAELPNQPSLALGTGEIKITELAKAYTSYLNKGKSVEPFIIKSISDRNDSVLARFEPKNDDKAAFSEENGQIMLEMMKSTVNKGTASRIRTTYGLSNDIAGKTGTTQNNKDAWFVALTPKLVHITWVGLDNHEIGFKSTNLGQGANAALPLFALWYQKLNKDSSFNKFTKAKFPPPDEGVITALDCEPVKRDGFFKRLFKNPNKKKSKKFRG, encoded by the coding sequence ATGAACAGGATACTATCTGCCTTTAAAAAAATTAAATCGCCGTACCTACGTTATTCAATTTTGGGCTTCTTGTGTATATTTACGTTGCTCCTTATATTTCTGCTTAGTATCAATATAGGGCTGTGGGGTACAATACCTAGTAAAAAAGAACTTTCCAGTTTCCAATATCAGGTAGCATCGGAAGTATTTACTTCGGACAGTGTTCTTATCGGTAAATATTACTTAAATGACAGACAGCCCATCGTTTATGAGGAATTCCCAGAACACCTGTTGCAGGCCTTAGTATCTATTGAAGACGAGCGTTTTTACGAACATTCTGGCGTAGACTTTCCAAGTCTGTTCAGGGTTGGAGTAAAGACCGTTATAATGGGAGATGAATCTTCTGGCGGAGGCAGTACCCTTACCCAACAACTGGCCAAAAATCTGTATCCCCGGAAGGATAGGAACAACACCAATATAATTGTCGATAAAATCAAGGAAATGATTATTTCCAAAAGATTGGAGCGCCTATATACCAAGGAAGAAATCCTTACCCATTATTTGAATACGGTCTCGTTTGGGGATAACACTTTTGGTATTGAAAGTGCCGCCCTCAAGTTCTTTAATGTCCGTACAGAAAATTTAAACTTATTACAGGCCGCCACCTTAGTAGGAATGCTAAAGGCAACATATAGCTACAATCCTAGAATATTTCCGGAAAAGAGTCGCATTAGGCGCAACCTTGTCTTGACCACTATGAAAAATAATGGCTTTATTGCCAATGATGAACTCGAAAATTTACAGGCGAGCCCTTTACAACTAGATTATAGGGAGTACGATTACAATTCCGGATTAGCACCGTATTTTAGGGAAGAAGTACGCAAACAAATGCTTTTTTGGATAAAGCAACAAAACGAGTCTGGAAATGAATTGAATATATACACATCCGGTCTTAAAATCTATACGACCCTCCATTATGAAATGCAAAAACTTGCTGAAGAAGTTATGGTGGACCATATGGCCAAACTTCAACAAGAATTTGAGAAAAGTTACGGTCAAAATGCGCCATGGTTAAAAGATGATAAATTTCTTCGTAAAATGGCTCGACAAACATCGGCTTATAAAAACTTAAAAAAGCAAGGGCTTGAGGAAACCCAAATAATGGATAGTATAAAGCAGACAAAGCGTAAAATGACCTTGGCCAGTTGGGATGGTGATATAGAGAAACAGGCGAGTACCATGGATAGTCTTCAACATTACCTCAAATTTTTAAACACCGGTTCTTTAGCATTAAATCCTGAAACTGGGGAGGTACTAACTTGGGTTGGCGGGATTAATTTTAAACACTTTAAGTACGATCATATTTCACAGAGCAAACGTCAGGTAGGATCAACATTTAAACCTATCGTTTACACGGCAGCATTGGAACAAGGTATTGAACCTTGCACCTATTTTTCTGCACAGGAAGTGGCCTATGAAAATCTAAAAGGATGGTCTCCCAGTAATTCCGGCGAAAAAGATGAGGCTTACCTCAACTATTCCATGGAGGAAGGTCTAAGCAACTCGGTGAACACCATAGCGGTTAAAGTATTGGAGAAAACAGGGATTGACAATGTTTTAGCTCAAGCCCAAAAAATGGGAATTACAGCGGAACTTCCCAACCAGCCTTCATTGGCTTTGGGAACTGGTGAAATAAAAATAACTGAATTGGCTAAAGCGTATACTAGCTACCTCAACAAAGGCAAATCCGTAGAACCATTCATCATTAAATCAATTAGTGATAGAAATGATAGCGTTCTAGCCCGATTTGAGCCTAAAAATGATGATAAAGCCGCATTTTCAGAAGAAAACGGACAAATTATGTTAGAAATGATGAAGTCTACCGTAAATAAAGGAACTGCATCAAGAATTAGAACAACCTATGGTTTATCTAACGACATCGCGGGTAAAACAGGTACCACTCAAAACAACAAGGACGCTTGGTTCGTGGCACTAACTCCAAAATTGGTGCACATTACCTGGGTAGGGTTGGACAATCATGAAATAGGCTTTAAAAGCACAAATTTAGGTCAGGGCGCCAACGCCGCCCTACCGCTATTTGCACTTTGGTATCAAAAACTGAACAAAGACTCCTCTTTTAATAAGTTCACCAAGGCCAAATTTCCTCCGCCCGACGAAGGTGTAATTACCGCTTTGGATTGTGAACCTGTAAAGCGAGACGGTTTCTTTAAACGTTTATTCAAAAATCCAAACAAGAAAAAAAGCAAGAAATTTCGGGGATAA
- a CDS encoding SPFH domain-containing protein, which translates to MSTEKNYSPFNGYVMLVICLFLVIPGVALLRIYVGAFMIFAAIICIAGFVMVNPNGSRVLLLFGNYVGTIKKNGFFWVNPFYTKKKISLRASNFDSERLKVNDKLGNPIMISTILVWRVTNTYKAAFDVDDYQNFVRVQTDAAVRKLASMYPYDNFADEGLDEDITLRSSLNEVSEALEKEVQERLSMAGIEVLEARIGYLAYAQEIANAMLKRQQATAIVAARHKIVEGAVSMVEMALGELSKKQLVDLDEERKAAMVSNLMVVLCSDKDVAPIVNTGTLNH; encoded by the coding sequence ATGTCAACTGAAAAAAACTACAGTCCATTTAACGGTTATGTAATGCTTGTTATTTGCCTATTTCTAGTTATCCCGGGAGTGGCGTTATTAAGAATCTATGTGGGTGCTTTTATGATTTTTGCAGCGATTATATGTATTGCTGGCTTTGTAATGGTAAATCCGAACGGCTCCCGAGTCCTATTACTCTTTGGAAATTACGTGGGAACCATCAAAAAAAATGGTTTTTTCTGGGTGAATCCATTTTACACCAAAAAGAAAATCTCTTTGCGGGCAAGTAATTTTGATAGCGAAAGACTTAAAGTGAATGACAAACTGGGTAACCCTATCATGATCAGCACCATTTTAGTCTGGCGAGTTACCAACACGTACAAAGCCGCATTTGATGTCGACGATTATCAAAACTTCGTTCGCGTACAGACCGATGCTGCCGTTCGTAAACTGGCAAGCATGTATCCTTATGACAATTTTGCGGATGAAGGCCTTGATGAGGATATTACATTACGTTCCAGTCTCAATGAGGTCAGTGAAGCTTTGGAGAAAGAAGTCCAGGAACGACTTTCCATGGCGGGTATAGAGGTTCTGGAAGCACGGATTGGTTATTTGGCCTATGCGCAAGAGATAGCGAACGCTATGCTGAAGAGACAACAGGCAACCGCCATTGTAGCGGCACGGCATAAAATCGTGGAGGGAGCGGTAAGTATGGTAGAAATGGCACTAGGCGAACTCAGTAAAAAGCAATTGGTAGATTTGGACGAAGAAAGGAAAGCGGCCATGGTGAGTAATTTAATGGTGGTACTTTGTTCGGATAAAGATGTAGCTCCCATTGTTAATACAGGTACTTTAAATCACTAA
- a CDS encoding Arc family DNA-binding protein — protein MSKKKAFALRVSEDMLKAIEKWAADEFRSTNGQIEWMLMKSLKEAKREPKSKKNE, from the coding sequence ATGAGTAAGAAAAAAGCATTTGCATTACGGGTAAGTGAAGATATGCTAAAAGCTATTGAAAAGTGGGCTGCGGACGAATTCCGCAGCACTAACGGGCAGATTGAATGGATGCTAATGAAGAGTTTAAAAGAGGCTAAACGAGAACCAAAAAGCAAAAAAAACGAATAG
- a CDS encoding DUF5916 domain-containing protein: MTRALSAIALLFFSFGSYGQNPIKSFTVKHTTYKFVIDGVLDEAAWALAESAGEFQQYFPSDDVPAQYQTDIRMLTDETTLYVGLKVYTPGQDYVIPSLERDFRAGGNDNISVIFDTFNDGTNAFLFGINPYGVQREVLISGGGQDLRGFTTSWDVKWKGESKIYDGYYTAEMAIPLTSMKFSEGETKWRFQSYRFDMQSNERSNWFVIPQNQSVINLAFMGDMYFERPLGRSRTPLALIPYVNTIADKDFTTDTSTSGLKIGGDAKIAIGNGMNLDVTVNPDFSNVEVDAIFTNLTRFEVSLPERRQFFVDNNDLFGSFGGSRDANPFFSRRIGIATDSAGNSVQNDILGGIRLSGKLNNNLRLGFLNIQTAKNEEQQIASNNNMMFALQQRVFARSNIGVFFINRQAFGNESYITEEDEYNRVMGIDYNLASENNVWSGKFYAHKSFQPGDSEGNGSAGAFLGRNSRFWNVFTDLAYVDNDFRSDLGFIRRTDIIKSATSVQRLFWPKKGPINNHGLEIFPIITWRPSLDYKKTDHDIMLNYRFNMKDFSQFGVEYSNSYIFLTESFDPTSTDGAVELPGNQGYTFGSVSVGYQSNQANVFAIEADASIGSFFNGERFSTSAEATLRLQPKVRLSLNVNYDRISLPDPYPSADLWLVSPRVGITFSKSIFWSTLLQYSNQRDNLGINSRLQWRFAPLSDLFIVYNDNYFVNIIEPKFRSINLKLTYWLNI, from the coding sequence ATGACCAGAGCTTTAAGTGCGATAGCACTTTTATTTTTTTCCTTCGGCAGTTATGGCCAGAACCCTATCAAATCATTTACAGTAAAACATACAACGTATAAATTTGTTATCGATGGCGTTCTAGACGAAGCAGCTTGGGCCCTTGCCGAAAGTGCAGGTGAATTCCAGCAGTATTTTCCCTCGGATGATGTACCGGCACAATACCAGACCGATATCCGTATGCTTACGGATGAAACTACGCTTTACGTAGGACTTAAGGTATATACTCCGGGCCAGGATTACGTGATTCCCTCTCTGGAACGGGATTTTCGGGCCGGTGGCAACGACAACATTAGTGTTATATTCGATACCTTCAATGATGGTACAAATGCATTTTTGTTCGGAATAAACCCCTACGGAGTGCAGCGAGAGGTTCTAATTTCGGGGGGTGGGCAGGACTTGAGAGGTTTTACCACCTCTTGGGATGTAAAGTGGAAAGGGGAAAGTAAAATCTACGATGGTTATTACACTGCTGAAATGGCCATACCCTTAACTTCTATGAAATTTTCGGAAGGAGAGACGAAATGGCGTTTTCAAAGTTACCGATTTGACATGCAGTCCAACGAAAGAAGCAATTGGTTCGTAATTCCACAGAACCAAAGCGTTATCAACCTTGCATTTATGGGGGATATGTATTTTGAAAGACCTCTAGGGCGCTCTCGTACACCGTTAGCGCTTATCCCCTACGTGAACACGATTGCCGACAAGGATTTTACGACGGATACGAGCACTAGTGGTTTAAAGATTGGGGGCGATGCAAAAATAGCCATTGGTAACGGCATGAACTTGGATGTCACCGTAAACCCGGATTTTTCCAATGTTGAAGTCGATGCCATTTTTACCAACCTTACCCGTTTTGAAGTGTCCTTGCCGGAAAGAAGGCAGTTTTTCGTAGACAATAATGACCTGTTCGGAAGCTTTGGTGGCAGTAGGGACGCCAACCCCTTTTTTTCAAGACGAATAGGTATAGCTACGGACAGTGCAGGTAATTCTGTTCAAAATGATATTCTAGGGGGAATCCGTTTAAGCGGCAAACTGAATAACAACTTAAGACTAGGATTTCTGAATATACAGACCGCCAAGAATGAAGAGCAGCAAATAGCATCGAATAATAATATGATGTTTGCCTTACAACAACGCGTATTTGCACGTTCTAACATAGGGGTGTTTTTCATCAACCGCCAAGCCTTCGGAAATGAATCCTATATAACGGAAGAGGATGAATACAATAGGGTTATGGGAATTGATTATAACCTCGCCAGTGAGAATAATGTTTGGTCCGGAAAATTCTATGCGCACAAGTCCTTCCAACCTGGAGATAGTGAGGGTAACGGCTCTGCGGGTGCTTTTTTAGGTAGGAATTCAAGGTTTTGGAACGTCTTTACGGATTTAGCTTATGTTGATAATGATTTTAGGTCGGACCTTGGTTTTATCAGACGAACAGATATCATTAAATCTGCCACTTCGGTACAACGGCTTTTTTGGCCTAAAAAGGGACCGATTAACAACCATGGTTTGGAAATTTTTCCAATTATAACTTGGCGTCCAAGTCTTGACTATAAAAAAACCGACCATGATATCATGTTGAACTATCGGTTCAATATGAAAGACTTTTCTCAATTTGGAGTGGAGTATAGCAATAGTTATATTTTCCTAACGGAGTCTTTTGACCCTACCAGTACCGATGGCGCTGTTGAACTACCAGGAAACCAAGGATATACTTTTGGTTCCGTAAGCGTAGGCTATCAGTCTAATCAAGCCAATGTATTTGCCATTGAGGCAGATGCTTCAATTGGCAGCTTTTTTAACGGTGAACGTTTTTCGACAAGCGCTGAAGCAACATTACGGTTGCAACCCAAAGTACGTCTGAGCCTTAATGTTAACTATGATAGAATTAGCTTACCCGATCCTTACCCCAGTGCGGACCTTTGGCTGGTAAGTCCACGAGTGGGTATTACATTTAGTAAATCGATTTTTTGGTCAACACTTTTGCAATACAGCAATCAAAGGGATAATCTAGGCATCAACTCAAGATTACAATGGCGTTTTGCTCCTTTATCGGACCTTTTCATTGTTTATAATGACAACTATTTCGTGAATATAATAGAGCCGAAGTTCCGTTCCATCAACCTTAAGTTGACCTATTGGCTCAATATCTAA